Below is a window of Aquarana catesbeiana isolate 2022-GZ linkage group LG11, ASM4218655v1, whole genome shotgun sequence DNA.
ctatcaaggactgtgaagttcaccgagggtagtcggtaattgtgatatctggcaacatgccttcccaaaggcagatacaagttgccgatttgcatactttgcatatgtttgtcgacacgttttctaaattcctgtcttgttttgcccacgtagaaggcaccacactggcactgcatgaggtataccacaccctgcgtcttgcaattggcaaaatgacgcagggaaaaactttccccattaggcagtgccagtgtggtcctcctaccgatgactggacattgggcacaggaaccacatgggtatgtaccccatgttttacaggggtcctttcttgccgtgcccttgtattcactttggatgagtgcatttcctattgagccaggttttctataggtgatttggggtttaggaccaattagtcctttcaggattggatcatctgtaaggatggaccaatattttgagataattttattgattttaaaatgcTCATTAGAAAATCTCACAATAATCCTTGTAGTGTCGTCTTCTTTGGTTGGTTTCTTTGAGAAGATTAAATCCCTTCTATTGGTTTGCTTAACTCGGTTGAACgctttttttaaagaggatttgGAGTAGCCTCTGTTCATGAGCCTAATGGTAAGTTTGTCCGCTTCGTGTTGAAAGTCTTCGTTGTTACTGCAGTTTCTTTTAAGGCGGAGAAACTGGCTGTAGGGAATGGATCTTTTCAGAGGTTCCGGGTGAAAGCTGTTTGCATGCAACAGGGTGTTGCCAGCAGTCTCCTTTCTGTAAAGTTTACTTGATAGTCCGCCCTCAGAGTTTTTAAAGATGGTAATGTCCAGGAAATTTACTTCATGGGTATCCGAGGTCATAGTGAAAAACAGGTTAAAAGCATTGTTGTTCATCAGCTTTAGACAGTCCCTCAATAATtcaggggggccgtcccagatgatgaagagatcgtctatgtacctctgccacatacatatgtggcgagtgtacacagacgctgcctccccctgtaggaactccctctcccactcccccaggtacaggttggcataggagggtgcgcagcacgtccccatagccactccctgcacctggaggtagtgggagcccttgaaaaGGAAGGTGTTGTGTCTGAGGATGTAGTCCAGCATAGTTAGAATGAATGCATTGAATTTCCAGTCTGTTGTTGCTCTTTGTTGTAGGACACGTTCAATTGCAGCTATGCCTAAGTGGTGTGGGATACTATTATACAGCGATTCCACATCCACTGTAGCAAGTAGAGCTGAACTGGGAATGGATATTCCATCGAGGATTTGCAATAGATGTATGGTATCCCTTGTATACGATGGAAGTTCCATTACATGGGGTCTCAGGTATTGATCTATTATTTGGCTGATCCCCTCTGTGATGGAACCATTCCCGGAAATGataggtctccctggtgggtcatttagttttttatgcactttgggtagtgcatAAAAGGTGGGTTGACGTGGATGTCTAGTGCGTATAAAATCCCACGTGTCTTTATCTATTACCCCTTCATTGACAGATTCATCCACCAGGGAGAAGAATTCCTGGTTGAATTTGTCTACTGTGGAGGGAGAAATCTTTTTATAGCATTTGGTATCATTCAATATGTTAAAGCACATTTTTTCGTATTTGGCATTGTCCATAAGGACGATGTTCCCTCCCTTGTCCGATGCTTTGATTGTAATTTCTGTGTTGTTTTTAAGGGAGTTTAATGCCTTTTGTTGTTCCCGATTTAGGttgctttttttgttgtatttttccatCTTGTTGATTTCTTTAGTGATCTGTCCTACAAATAGAGCTATGGCTGGATTCTGATTCAGTGGTGGAAATCTGTGtgatttccttttgtattttttggtggTTTGGACTCTGCTGGGTTCCTCATATTCTTCTTCACTGCTTTCACTGTCAAGATCCCTCTCACAAAAATCCTCTATTGGGCCACTTTCTTGCAGTAATAGATTAAGATCTCTGAGAGCTCTAAAGTCTGCTGCTTTGAGATTAGGTTCCACTTCAGGTGTAGCCGTGGTTTTTTTAGTCGCATATAAGCTTTTGAGTAAAAGTTTTCTGGCGAACAGATTTatatctttgatggtttcaaagcTGTCTAAACTCCGATTCGGACAAAAGGAGAGACCTAGAGACAAAACTTCCTGTTCTATTGTTGTGAGTTTGTGAGATGAGAGATTTATGACATTTAGTTTTCCTTCACCGGTGGAGCTGTCATGGATATCATTGAAAGTTGTGGTGGTGGGGTTGGAGGAGGTTGGGATTGTATGTTGCTCTTGTCTAAAAAAGTGTCTATATGGGTCTGCTGGGTTTTCGGAATCGCACCCTGTTCTTTGTAACTTTTTCCGGTATTCTGAGAGGATGAGCCTTTTGGGTTGCCCGGTATTGTCCCCCTAGTTCTACCCATGCCCCCTTCTCTTCCACCTCGTGTGCTTTCATTTGACTGGACGTCTGTGGTTCTTCTCTTGTGTGTTTGTTGAATCTCTCCCTCCATATCTGTTTGTTTGGGAAAGGGACCCTTTCTTTTGCCTCGAAATTTGCCCGCCTGGGATGAGGCTGAGGAGGAGGAGTTATTGGAAGGTGTGTCCGAAAGATAGTCATTGGTCTGGTTTATATTATTCTGTTTGGGAAATCTGGAACTTTTTCTTATTTGTGAATTGGTATTCCACTTATATGCCCTGCCTTCGCCAAAAGCGTTTTTATCCctccagtattttttctccttttttatgagAATATTTTTGCTGAAGATTTCTAGGTGTTCCTTCAGTTTtttctcatatactgtatattgttcgtGTTTTTTGAGGGCGGAAAGTCGGGTATAAAGTGTTTGGATTTCCATGTCCATACCTCTCAATTGCTGCTGGTATTCGTTTTGCAGCAGTAGCATGAGGTGTTTGGAacattcatttagttttgtttccCAATTTGTTTTCAGTTCTTTGGTAATGTTATCCAGGGTGGGGAATATTTGTATTCGTAGACCTATAGGGTTTATGCCCTCCCTGATGTAGCGTCCTAAAGATTCTATATGCCAGTGTAGGGCAGATTTTTTCTCTAGTATTTTGGTTAAGCATGAAAAAAGTGAAGATAGGTCTGAGGTGACCTGTTCTTTGTCTTGATAGTCTTTTTGGATATTAGCCATAAGTTCCTCCCATTCTCCCCCCAATAGGTCCCCCATTGTATGTCGTTACTGCCTAGTGGAAATACACTCAACCcaaaagcagaaaaaagaaaaagaaagataaatGGTCATCGGGGGTTCTCCAATGACTGAGTTGGGCTGCTCCACTCCTAAAACAGGAAAATCCCTTATTGTATAATAGGATGGGTGGAGCCTCGTATTAATtagattaaatatttatttttggttcaaggagatctcttcatcatctgggacggccccctgAATTATTGAGGGACTGTCTAAAGCTGATGAACAACAATGCTTTTAACCTGTTTTTCACTATGACCTCGGATACCCATGAAGTAAATTTCCTGGACATTACCATCTTTAAAAACTCTGAGGGCGGACTATCAAGTAAACTTTACAGAAAGGAGACTGCTGGCAACACCCTGTTGCATGCAAACAGCTTTCACCCGGAACCTCTGAAAAGATCCATTCCCTACAGCCAGTTTCTCCGCCTTAAAAGAAACTGCAGTAACAACGAAGACTTTCAACACGAAGCGGACAAACTTACCATTAGGCTCATGAACAGAGGCTACTCcaaatcctctttaaaaaaagcGTTCAACCGAGTTAAGCAAACCAATAGAAGGGATTTAATCTTCTCAAAGAAACCAACCAAAGAAGACGACACTACAAGGATTATTGTGAGATTTTCTAATGAgcattttaaaatcaataaaattatctcaaaatattggtccatccttacagatgatccaatcctgaaaggactaattggtcctaaaccccaaatcacctatagaaaacctggctcaataggaaatgcactcatccaaagtgaatacaagggcacggcaagaaaggacccctgtaaaacatggggtacatacccatgtggttcctgtgcccaatgtccagtcatcggtaggaggaccacactggcactgcctaatggggaaagtttttccctgcgtcattttgccaattgcaagacgcagggtgtggtatacctcatgcagtgccagtgtggtgccttctacgtgggcaaaacaagacaggaatttagaaaacgtgtcgacaaacatatgcaaagtatgcaaatcggcaacttgtatctgcctttgggaaggcatgttgccagatatcacaattaccgactaccctcggtgaacttcacagtccttgataggattcatttgccactcagagggggagactggaacaaggtcctcctccagcgtgaaatgcgctggataaggtaccttagggcccactacccccccaggcctaaatgaaaccgaaagtttcagacccttcttggagggcttcagctcggggaaaacggattaacataatttttttctcaccttctttgttcccttgcacctctgcttttctagaactggagttctattccagtaccccttgcggagaaacagagggcttcctccacaacaccataggcccattatctccccattgatgatcatatgtcttaaactgctaagactctacaccctacccagtcagaaactatataggagagtttttctaaTTAAACTTATTTATTGTaattactgtaatctcttttgtgtaactattttgtatacagtattatgttaattgctgttatttctgcagatgcatttttcatgcgactgtgccatatgaatccgcctctcagtgctgaaacaaagggccaatgataccgttgccattctgcccactatccctacccggcacaggggggggccatgacgcaacatcatggcccgaataccccgaaggcgtcagatcttattttgatgccccgggatttcctactgtgtcggtggttataagccctaattttgatgttctgccattcgctcaatgacagtacaatcatcataaagaggtttgggcatatttaagaataaaaatcccccttcacattctcttattatatatatttcatatttcatcagtactatccccatttcaatcaattctttgcaattcttttatacaatttttcttccttcctttttccatctctaaatgagggagtatagacctgctactttttgtcatacttgtcactgtatatcttggtgacatctatgacatcagcatagaacagtaccccatacaccgctgtgcatagtctgatacttttttgtcagacagcggggctactatgccccgatgcccggtttaacatgaataagactgctcaatagcgctgtggagtcacacggcgcccctccctcttttaggaactgacgtcggggccatgtgaccccaacgtcatatgcacattgccccggcaaccagacgcacctctctccccgcctcaccccgtGCCCATATtacatgggctacgtgtaagcaataggcttcacgtcacggggaggagaaaaggaaggaggaggtccaagcgtctgctacctagataacagggaagcttgtggacgcttcccctcaatacattgtacaaaggtgcttcctctaaacagtgacagcagccaattgaagtcgcaccccctccactgcaccaccaatgaatgtgagactctacctagaatagggctacgcccatcacttagccacgcccacaccccatatattaggacgccagggatggccacaggcagcattccacaactggctttgttacagagaggtactccaggaccggagctccctgccacttggaacaatacacctgacacaatcaatttaaggtatttgatctcttttactctatgatggccctggggaaccttatttcccctacgaatcaccattatttccattctttgacctctttgatgttcaatttcttagcatttcccttataccttcatgtttttcagttgtttaattatcacgactgccaaatactggtttcttcacaatataccaggccatcccgtagaggatatttgagcagcattgacaatcacgtgttaggacccctgccagcactgggaaagcgatttttcacagttaaatgcaaatgtaagtcgcatataatacttttctgttgtaatgcgatttctgtagtcgcaaatgtaagtcgcatataatacttttctgttgtaatgcgattttctgtagtcgcaaatgtaagtcgcatataatacttttctgttgtaatgcgatttctgtagtcgcaaatgtaagtcgcatataatacttttctgttgtaatgcgatttctatagatataggtaacaaacaaatatttaagtatataccaataatcatgctgttacttaaaattttagaatgtgatgcagtccctccctgaggaagactttatccctacaataagttgaaacgcgttggaaatctgctatcaggacgccatcacacctatcgggggtggtacttgtaactagcagtaggatgcatcatatgtttccatatatctgatgtttttataattattcttaactagatcaatgtgtatgttcatgtatatcctattcgtttttgtatcaataaacttctttttaactataattcaacactgccaatttctgcattgcccttaaaatcccattttgaggtacacatctagttctaaaaatgactctaagcacacggccaagataacaaaggagtgcctATGGGACAACTATGTGAATGTCcgtgagtggcccagccagagtccagacttgaacccgattgaacatctctggagagatctgaaaatggctgtgtaccgacaaccccccatccaacctgatggagcttgagtggTCCTGctaagaagaatgggaaaaactgcccaaaaataggtgtgccaaccttgtagcatcatactcaaaaagacttgaggctgtaattggtgccaaaggagcttcaacaaagtattgagcaaagtctgtaaatatttatgtacatgggatttttttcattttttatttttaatacatttgaaaagattttaaacaaacttctctcacgttgttattatggagtattgttgatagaattttgaggaaaataatgaatttaatgcattttgaaatgaggctgtaacataacaaaatgtggaaaaagtgaagcgctgtaaatttCTGGATACACTGTGGATAAAAGAAATTCTCTAATCCTTCCATACTCTATTTAAAATGCGTTAAAAAAATCTTTATGTACAACTGAACATTAAAACAACTAACCTTTGGAACAATGCATTTTTTGGAGAAGAGTTAATATTTCTGTAAGGCTTACTTTCTGCCTGTGACCCCATTGAGGCGACACCAGGACTAGAAAGGAGGGGGGTCACTTGGGCAGGAAGAcaaggacagcaataaaaatactGTCAGATTCTCTTACCCTTCCCCACTCTACAAAAaatgttctgtttgttttttgttttgttttttatctttttattcccTGTACCCGCTAGAGAAATTTCTCATCATTTATGTTGTGACAGTAAGTGATGGGAAATTTcctccatagaaaaaaaaaaaaaaaacaatataaaaaatattattagtaGTActagtattattaataataataataatataaaaataatacaacaataataaaaaatgatgatgattatgatgatgatgataataatataaaataatacaattaagatatattaataataatagcaatagtaaaataataatataaaatagtaaaaatataataatatatcatgataaatataataatagtttaaaataacaatataaaatagcaaaaatatgaaacagtaaaaaaaaaaacaaaaaaaaaaacatagcaacaataatattaataaaataataaaaaatccaggCACTTCATCACCTCTAGCAAATTTATAGACATCGTGAAAATGTAAAATTATCCAGAataaaacactatgggggttatttactaaa
It encodes the following:
- the LOC141111941 gene encoding uncharacterized protein translates to MEKYNKKSNLNREQQKALNSLKNNTEITIKASDKGGNIVLMDNAKYEKMCFNILNDTKCYKKISPSTVDKFNQEFFSLVDESVNEGVIDKDTWDFIRTRHPRQPTFYALPKVHKKLNDPPGRPIISGNGSITEGISQIIDQYLRPHVMELPSYTRDTIHLLQILDGISIPSSALLATVDVESLYNSIPHHLGIAAIERVLQQRATTDWKFNAFILTMLDYILRHNTFLFKGSHYLQVQGVAMGTCCAPSYANLYLGEWEREFLQGEAASVYTRHICMWQRYIDDLFIIWDGPPELLRDCLKLMNNNAFNLFFTMTSDTHEVNFLDITIFKNSEGGLSSKLYRKETAGNTLLHANSFHPEPLKRSIPYSQFLRLKRNCSNNEDFQHEADKLTIRLMNRGYSKSSLKKAFNRVKQTNRRDLIFSKKPTKEDDTTRIIVRFSNEHFKINKIISKYWSILTDDPILKGLIGPKPQITYRKPGSIGNALIQSEYKGTARKDPCKTWGTYPCGSCAQCPVIGRRTTLALPNGESFSLRHFANCKTQGVVYLMQCQCGAFYVGKTRQEFRKRVDKHMQSMQIGNLYLPLGRHVARYHNYRLPSVNFTVLDRIHLPLRGGDWNKVLLQREMRWIRYLRATTPPGLNETESFRPFLEGFSSGKTD